One Apostichopus japonicus isolate 1M-3 chromosome 14, ASM3797524v1, whole genome shotgun sequence genomic window carries:
- the LOC139980184 gene encoding uncharacterized protein isoform X1, whose translation MEDNKKLVNNDQLQMEEPPQYPGPQYPGPQYPGPQYAGPQHLGSTNTMIMAQPVPHVPQIIRSPEDLNVISSIKTKAILSLVLSIVFSLCLWPLFCTIPAIIFAILALTGIDTNIKNAVSHANVAAILTGVTFGSAVILSLIAVIYNSNHGYYYDY comes from the exons ATGGAGGATAACAAAAAATTGGTCAATAATG ACCAACTTCAGATGGAAGAGCCACCACAGTATCCCGGTCCACAATATCCCGGACCACAATATCCCGGACCACAATATGCCGGTCCACAACATCTCGGAAGTACCAACACCATGATTATGGCACAACCGGTACCACATGTACCTCAG ATTATTCGTAGCCCGGAAGATTTAAATGTGATATCTTCCATTAAGACCAAGGCCATATTGTCCTTGGTGCTGTCCATCGTGTTCTCGTTGTGCCTCTGGCCGTTGTTCTGCACCATTCCGGCCAtaatatttgctattttg GCTTTGACTGGAATCGACACCAACATCAAGAATGCTGTGTCACACGCAAATGTCGCAGCCATTCTGACAGGCGTAACATTTGGAAGTGCCGTGATTCTGAGTTTAATTGCCGTCATTTATAACAGCAACCAcggttattattatgattactaa
- the LOC139980184 gene encoding uncharacterized protein isoform X2, translated as MEDNKKLVNNDQLQMEEPPQYPGPQYAGPQHLGSTNTMIMAQPVPHVPQIIRSPEDLNVISSIKTKAILSLVLSIVFSLCLWPLFCTIPAIIFAILALTGIDTNIKNAVSHANVAAILTGVTFGSAVILSLIAVIYNSNHGYYYDY; from the exons ATGGAGGATAACAAAAAATTGGTCAATAATG ACCAACTTCAGATGGAAGAGCCACCACAGTATCCCGGTCCACAATAT GCCGGTCCACAACATCTCGGAAGTACCAACACCATGATTATGGCACAACCGGTACCACATGTACCTCAG ATTATTCGTAGCCCGGAAGATTTAAATGTGATATCTTCCATTAAGACCAAGGCCATATTGTCCTTGGTGCTGTCCATCGTGTTCTCGTTGTGCCTCTGGCCGTTGTTCTGCACCATTCCGGCCAtaatatttgctattttg GCTTTGACTGGAATCGACACCAACATCAAGAATGCTGTGTCACACGCAAATGTCGCAGCCATTCTGACAGGCGTAACATTTGGAAGTGCCGTGATTCTGAGTTTAATTGCCGTCATTTATAACAGCAACCAcggttattattatgattactaa
- the LOC139980188 gene encoding uncharacterized protein isoform X2 gives MEDHTNLVKDDQLQIDEPRQYPGPQHLGSTNTVITAQPVPHVPLIIRSPVDSKVISSIKTKAILSLVMSIVLSLCLWPLFCTIPAIILAILALTGIDTNIYHAADNAKHAATLTCVALGTALILIIIGAIYNVSNGYY, from the exons ATGGAGGATCACACAAACTTGGTAAAAGATG ACCAACTTCAGATTGACGAGCCGCGACAG TATCCCGGACCACAACATCTCGGAAGTACCAACACCGTGATTACGGCACAACCGGTACCACATGTACCTCTG ATTATTCGTAGCCCGGTAGATTCAAAAGTGATATCTTCCATTAAGACCAAGGCCATATTGTCCTTGGTTATGTCCATCGTGTTATCTTTGTGCCTCTGGCCGTTGTTCTGCACTATTCCGGCCATAATATTGGCTATTTTG GCTTTGACTGGAATCGACACCAACATATACCATGCTGCGGACAACGCAAAGCACGCAGCCACTCTGACATGCGTAGCACTTGGAACTGCCTTGATTCTGATTATAATTGGCGCCATTTATAACGTCAGCAACGGTTACTactaa
- the LOC139980188 gene encoding uncharacterized protein isoform X3: protein MEDHTNLVKDDQLQIDEPRQYPGPQYPGPQYPGPQYPGPQHLGSTNTVITAQPVPHVPLALTGIDTNIYHAADNAKHAATLTCVALGTALILIIIGAIYNVSNGYY from the exons ATGGAGGATCACACAAACTTGGTAAAAGATG ACCAACTTCAGATTGACGAGCCGCGACAGTATCCCGGACCACAATATCCCGGACCACAATATCCCGGACCACAATATCCCGGACCACAACATCTCGGAAGTACCAACACCGTGATTACGGCACAACCGGTACCACATGTACCTCTG GCTTTGACTGGAATCGACACCAACATATACCATGCTGCGGACAACGCAAAGCACGCAGCCACTCTGACATGCGTAGCACTTGGAACTGCCTTGATTCTGATTATAATTGGCGCCATTTATAACGTCAGCAACGGTTACTactaa
- the LOC139980188 gene encoding uncharacterized protein isoform X1 — MEDHTNLVKDDQLQIDEPRQYPGPQYPGPQYPGPQYPGPQHLGSTNTVITAQPVPHVPLIIRSPVDSKVISSIKTKAILSLVMSIVLSLCLWPLFCTIPAIILAILALTGIDTNIYHAADNAKHAATLTCVALGTALILIIIGAIYNVSNGYY, encoded by the exons ATGGAGGATCACACAAACTTGGTAAAAGATG ACCAACTTCAGATTGACGAGCCGCGACAGTATCCCGGACCACAATATCCCGGACCACAATATCCCGGACCACAATATCCCGGACCACAACATCTCGGAAGTACCAACACCGTGATTACGGCACAACCGGTACCACATGTACCTCTG ATTATTCGTAGCCCGGTAGATTCAAAAGTGATATCTTCCATTAAGACCAAGGCCATATTGTCCTTGGTTATGTCCATCGTGTTATCTTTGTGCCTCTGGCCGTTGTTCTGCACTATTCCGGCCATAATATTGGCTATTTTG GCTTTGACTGGAATCGACACCAACATATACCATGCTGCGGACAACGCAAAGCACGCAGCCACTCTGACATGCGTAGCACTTGGAACTGCCTTGATTCTGATTATAATTGGCGCCATTTATAACGTCAGCAACGGTTACTactaa